A genomic region of Desulfatibacillum aliphaticivorans DSM 15576 contains the following coding sequences:
- a CDS encoding HyaD/HybD family hydrogenase maturation endopeptidase: protein MAKPRILVLGVGNILFRDEGVGVRVAEALEQNYEFPENVTVMDGGTLGLNLLGTISETDHLIVVDCVRNGGESGDLYRISGDAIPERVRAKNSLHQVDLLESLTLCQALGPPPKTVILGVEPLDMETMALDLTDLVNSKIPDLMEMVFKELKRLNVGEITKRSKPHVPGCTSQTH, encoded by the coding sequence ATGGCAAAGCCCCGTATTCTGGTTTTAGGGGTCGGCAACATCCTATTTCGGGATGAAGGCGTCGGCGTGCGCGTGGCCGAAGCCCTGGAACAAAACTATGAGTTTCCCGAGAATGTCACGGTCATGGACGGCGGCACGCTTGGGTTGAATCTTTTAGGCACCATTTCGGAAACCGATCACTTGATCGTGGTGGATTGCGTTCGCAACGGGGGCGAGTCCGGAGACCTGTACAGGATATCCGGAGACGCCATTCCCGAAAGGGTGCGGGCAAAAAACTCCCTGCATCAGGTGGATCTATTGGAATCCCTGACTTTGTGCCAGGCCTTGGGGCCTCCGCCGAAAACCGTGATCCTGGGGGTGGAGCCCCTGGACATGGAAACCATGGCGCTGGACTTGACCGACCTGGTCAACAGCAAGATTCCCGACCTGATGGAAATGGTTTTTAAAGAACTAAAACGGCTTAACGTCGGAGAAATTACGAAAAGGAGCAAACCGCATGTGCCTGGCTGTACCAGCCAAACTCATTGA
- the hypC gene encoding HypC/HybG/HupF family hydrogenase formation chaperone, giving the protein MCLAVPAKLIEMDNGMGTVDAGGVKKKISLLLLEDAALGDYILVHAGFGIQKLDEKQAEESLALLREAVMEVEARYKNEQDPM; this is encoded by the coding sequence ATGTGCCTGGCTGTACCAGCCAAACTCATTGAAATGGATAATGGCATGGGGACCGTAGACGCAGGGGGCGTCAAGAAGAAAATCAGTCTTTTATTGTTGGAAGACGCGGCCCTGGGCGACTACATATTGGTCCATGCCGGTTTCGGCATTCAAAAATTGGACGAAAAACAGGCGGAAGAATCCCTCGCCCTGCTTCGGGAAGCGGTTATGGAGGTGGAGGCGCGTTACAAAAATGAGCAGGATCCAATGTAA
- a CDS encoding MMPL family transporter, giving the protein MFACVTIFFAAHIPHLGFRTSIYDLAVEDLPSTQYYEKFKKEFGSEEVLLVVVRAENLFSPESFQSLEAISNELSGLLGVRRLISLPQVRQDMDLTNKWTLKEFEKIIEPIELFDRNFLSQDKRATVISMLLHSGVDRKSIINEVDAVISKDYKGINTIYQIGMPSVAQALATYTEKDFALLPPITFGVILLILYGLFGNFRGVLLPSGAVAMSLTWTMGMMAKTNTALSLMTMITPVFIIAVGTAYCMHIISEYNNSCQKGEIPREIVYLCFSRVGFPTSLAVTTTVVGLASLLVNRIEGIREFAVFSCFGMISLLLIMLLFLPAVMSLLPLSKTVCRGPVAPWVEKILHGIFILNLRHRKKVLPVLGVVSLVSVIGIFFVKVETNPVDYFKKNTEISKNFYDIYKDMAGSFPVNVVLDAKRNDFFEDPKNLAKMEDIQNHLALFEGVDKSITYTDFLKLVNYASNDFDPIHYALPMESWQIRTLTNTYKSMLGQDMYSRFMDPNMSKANIMLRTHVSSSREFFQLRESIEKYLEAHYAGDLNYKVTGLGMVISESSYILTSSQVKSLSITMLVIFGIMLLLFLSGKVGFAAIATNLFPIILCFGFMGWVGIKLSVVTSLIASIAIGLAVDDTIHYLVRYNREFKRDLDKDRAMRDTLRSVGPPIIFTTITISLGFSILLFSHFQPTSVFGLLMVITMIAALIGDLVFLPAIMLHIELVTAWDLMSLIPSLGGISPAVAHELRQPLNAVKLGSEYLQTMLEKDQNIPREELVEVIDQIDSQINRASSYIDRLAALGKKPTGAFEKLSLNTPVKDTLSLIGRQFSLENIDIRLDLAPDLPAVIGHRNRLGQVVYNLLINGMEAIVRKTWTGRDTHRWIAVKTFQKGDDVILMIADNGTGILHQIQDRIMEPFFTTKEKGRGLGLGLPISREIIRDYHGRLDFFSHPGDGAVFKVSFPKADH; this is encoded by the coding sequence TTGTTCGCCTGCGTTACCATTTTTTTCGCGGCCCATATTCCCCACCTTGGATTCCGGACTTCCATTTACGACCTGGCCGTGGAGGATCTGCCTTCCACCCAATATTACGAGAAATTCAAAAAAGAATTCGGAAGCGAGGAGGTCCTGCTTGTTGTTGTGCGCGCGGAGAACCTGTTTTCTCCTGAATCCTTTCAGTCCCTTGAGGCCATATCCAACGAACTCTCCGGGCTGTTGGGAGTGCGGAGGCTGATCAGCCTGCCCCAGGTCCGCCAGGACATGGACCTGACCAACAAATGGACCCTGAAGGAATTTGAAAAGATTATCGAACCCATAGAGCTTTTCGACCGGAATTTTCTTTCCCAGGACAAGAGGGCCACGGTCATCTCGATGCTGCTGCACTCCGGCGTGGACAGGAAAAGCATCATTAACGAGGTGGACGCCGTTATTTCCAAGGATTACAAGGGAATCAATACGATTTACCAAATCGGCATGCCGTCCGTAGCCCAGGCTCTGGCCACCTATACGGAAAAGGATTTCGCCCTTTTGCCGCCCATAACCTTTGGCGTCATCCTGTTGATCTTATACGGCCTGTTCGGAAATTTTCGAGGAGTACTGCTGCCTTCCGGAGCTGTGGCTATGTCCTTGACCTGGACCATGGGCATGATGGCGAAAACCAATACGGCCCTTTCCCTGATGACCATGATCACGCCGGTCTTCATAATCGCGGTGGGTACGGCCTACTGCATGCACATTATTTCAGAGTATAACAACAGCTGCCAAAAAGGGGAAATCCCCCGCGAAATCGTCTACCTGTGCTTCTCCCGGGTGGGATTCCCCACCTCCCTGGCCGTAACCACCACGGTAGTCGGGCTGGCGTCCCTGCTGGTCAACCGGATCGAAGGTATCCGGGAATTCGCCGTTTTTTCCTGCTTTGGGATGATAAGCCTGCTGCTTATCATGCTGTTGTTCCTGCCTGCTGTCATGAGTCTGCTGCCTTTGTCCAAAACAGTCTGCAGAGGGCCGGTCGCCCCGTGGGTGGAAAAAATACTGCATGGAATCTTCATCTTGAACCTACGGCACCGCAAAAAAGTGCTGCCTGTCCTGGGCGTGGTTTCCCTGGTATCGGTAATAGGGATCTTTTTTGTAAAGGTGGAAACCAACCCGGTCGACTATTTTAAAAAGAATACGGAAATCAGCAAGAATTTCTACGATATTTATAAAGACATGGCGGGGAGTTTTCCGGTCAATGTGGTTCTGGACGCTAAAAGGAACGACTTCTTTGAAGATCCTAAAAACCTGGCCAAGATGGAGGATATCCAGAATCATTTGGCCTTGTTCGAAGGAGTGGACAAATCCATAACCTACACGGATTTTCTGAAACTGGTAAACTACGCGAGCAACGACTTCGACCCCATCCATTACGCGTTGCCCATGGAGTCCTGGCAAATCAGAACCCTGACAAACACGTACAAAAGCATGCTTGGGCAGGACATGTACTCCCGGTTCATGGACCCGAATATGTCCAAGGCCAACATCATGCTTCGCACGCACGTTTCCAGTTCCCGGGAGTTCTTTCAGCTTCGAGAAAGCATCGAAAAATACCTGGAAGCGCATTATGCGGGAGACCTGAATTACAAGGTCACGGGATTGGGCATGGTCATATCGGAAAGCAGCTACATCCTCACCAGCAGCCAGGTGAAAAGCCTGTCCATTACCATGCTGGTGATCTTCGGCATAATGCTGCTTCTGTTTTTGTCCGGCAAGGTAGGATTCGCCGCCATAGCCACCAACCTGTTCCCCATTATTTTATGCTTCGGCTTCATGGGATGGGTCGGAATAAAGCTGTCCGTGGTGACCAGCCTCATAGCCAGCATAGCCATCGGCCTGGCAGTGGACGACACCATCCACTACCTTGTCCGGTATAACCGCGAGTTCAAACGGGACCTGGACAAGGACCGGGCCATGCGCGACACATTGAGAAGCGTGGGGCCGCCGATCATTTTCACCACCATCACCATCAGCCTGGGCTTTTCCATCCTGTTATTCTCCCATTTTCAGCCCACCTCGGTGTTTGGATTATTGATGGTGATCACCATGATAGCCGCGCTTATAGGGGACCTTGTCTTTCTGCCTGCGATCATGCTCCACATCGAGTTGGTGACAGCCTGGGACCTGATGAGCCTCATACCCAGCCTGGGCGGGATATCGCCTGCGGTGGCCCATGAGTTGCGTCAACCATTGAACGCCGTCAAACTTGGCAGCGAATATTTGCAGACGATGCTGGAAAAAGACCAAAACATTCCCCGGGAAGAGCTTGTCGAAGTCATCGATCAAATCGACTCTCAGATCAACCGGGCCTCCAGCTACATAGACCGATTGGCGGCTTTAGGCAAAAAACCGACAGGCGCTTTTGAGAAACTCAGCCTGAACACGCCGGTCAAGGACACCCTCTCCCTGATTGGCAGGCAGTTTTCTTTAGAAAATATTGATATCAGGCTGGATTTGGCGCCGGACTTGCCTGCTGTAATAGGGCATAGGAACCGTTTGGGCCAGGTGGTATACAACCTGCTCATTAACGGCATGGAGGCGATTGTCCGAAAAACCTGGACCGGCAGGGATACGCACCGTTGGATCGCGGTGAAAACCTTCCAGAAAGGGGATGACGTCATTTTGATGATAGCGGACAACGGCACCGGAATTTTGCACCAAATCCAGGACCGCATTATGGAGCCCTTTTTCACAACCAAGGAAAAAGGGCGGGGCCTGGGACTGGGGCTGCCCATATCACGGGAAATCATCCGGGACTACCACGGCCGCCTGGACTTTTTCAGCCACCCCGGAGACGGGGCTGTGTTTAAGGTTTCCTTTCCCAAGGCGGATCATTGA
- a CDS encoding NADH:ubiquinone oxidoreductase, which yields MSLNLFWLQCGGCGGDTWSLFNASSPNVVDFLEAQDINVLWHPSLSVQSHEEHRETIRRVTEGRERLDVLCVEGSVIRGPGGTGMYDDFDGSPKKDLVYALAAQAKHIVAVGTCASFGGIGADGEIEATGLQFHKHEPGGFLGEDFVSGGGRPVINIPGCPCHCDVIIGTLSAIAQGTPPELGDYNMPLEWFGVMVHQGCTRNEYHEYRVEEKRMGEKGCLFFYLGCHGPLVHGVCNKLLWNGRSSKTRVGVPCFGCTRPDFPQLYPFFETRNIEGIPLELPEGMDRAHYMAYKGMAAAAAPARLKKRKTRI from the coding sequence ATGAGCCTGAACCTGTTTTGGCTTCAATGCGGAGGATGCGGCGGGGACACTTGGTCCCTGTTTAATGCGTCCTCTCCCAATGTAGTGGATTTTCTTGAAGCCCAGGACATTAACGTACTATGGCACCCATCCCTCTCCGTACAATCGCACGAGGAGCACAGGGAAACCATCCGGCGGGTGACCGAGGGCAGAGAGCGTTTGGACGTCCTGTGCGTGGAGGGCTCAGTGATTCGAGGCCCGGGCGGGACGGGGATGTACGACGATTTTGACGGTTCGCCCAAAAAGGATCTGGTTTACGCCCTGGCGGCCCAGGCGAAGCATATTGTGGCTGTGGGGACCTGCGCCAGCTTTGGCGGAATAGGAGCGGACGGCGAGATTGAAGCCACCGGGCTGCAATTTCATAAACACGAGCCGGGCGGTTTTTTGGGGGAGGATTTTGTCTCGGGAGGCGGCAGGCCGGTCATTAACATTCCCGGGTGTCCTTGCCACTGCGACGTCATTATCGGCACGCTAAGCGCTATCGCCCAAGGAACGCCCCCGGAACTGGGAGATTACAACATGCCCCTGGAATGGTTCGGGGTGATGGTCCATCAGGGATGCACCAGAAACGAGTACCACGAATACCGGGTGGAAGAAAAACGCATGGGGGAAAAAGGCTGCCTGTTTTTCTACCTGGGCTGCCATGGGCCTCTTGTCCACGGGGTGTGCAATAAGCTCCTTTGGAACGGCAGGTCTTCAAAAACCCGGGTGGGCGTGCCCTGCTTTGGATGCACCCGGCCGGACTTCCCCCAGTTGTACCCGTTTTTTGAAACCAGAAACATCGAGGGCATTCCGCTGGAACTCCCTGAGGGCATGGATAGGGCGCATTACATGGCATACAAAGGCATGGCCGCCGCGGCAGCCCCCGCCCGCCTGAAAAAAAGAAAAACGCGCATCTAA
- a CDS encoding nickel-dependent hydrogenase large subunit, which translates to MSARKKVVVPLNRVEGDLKVHLEYDGNKIYDAFSAGTMYRGFENIMKERGPLDGLVITPRICGICTTSHLYAAAKALDMISQAVVPDNATRVRNITLIAEQLQNDVRHHTMQFMVDATNPVYENAPFYEEAIERYTPIRGSSIVSAIQSTKRVLEIVSILGGQWPHSSFMVPGGVVSVPGANDIMQCKYVLRRFKSWYEKQILGCTCEEWNQVQSARDLEDWLESSPSRYSSDLGFYLRFGREAGLDRLGKGTENFISYGFLDMPRKTGVKSLGSTGYYFPAGFVSSGMVRQVNQHEIKEDISHSWFTNDETELHPYEGVTIPYATGSEGRRYSWAKAPRYDGHPAETGPLAQMMALQHPLFTDMVNQSAPSVFSRQLARIVRPALTISVMDQWLDEIAETDEPFFTPYNDIKNGQGHGMVEAPRGSLGHWVIIEDGRIKRYQVISPTTWNASPRDANGQLGPWERALAGTAIKNPNAPIEVDHIVRSFDPCLVCTVHCADLRWEV; encoded by the coding sequence ATGAGCGCCCGAAAAAAAGTCGTCGTTCCATTGAACCGGGTCGAGGGAGACCTGAAAGTTCATCTCGAGTACGATGGCAATAAAATCTATGACGCTTTCAGCGCCGGAACAATGTACCGGGGCTTTGAAAATATCATGAAGGAGCGCGGCCCTCTGGACGGGCTGGTCATCACGCCCCGTATCTGCGGCATATGCACCACGTCCCATCTATACGCAGCTGCAAAGGCCCTGGACATGATTTCCCAGGCCGTGGTCCCTGACAACGCCACGCGGGTGCGCAACATCACCTTGATCGCGGAGCAGCTTCAAAACGACGTGCGTCACCATACCATGCAATTCATGGTGGACGCGACCAATCCCGTCTATGAAAACGCCCCCTTTTATGAAGAAGCTATTGAACGATACACCCCAATTCGAGGAAGCAGCATTGTATCGGCAATCCAAAGCACAAAGCGGGTTTTGGAGATAGTGTCCATACTGGGCGGGCAATGGCCTCATTCCTCTTTCATGGTTCCTGGGGGCGTGGTTTCGGTTCCCGGCGCCAACGACATTATGCAGTGCAAGTATGTGCTCAGGCGCTTTAAATCCTGGTACGAAAAGCAAATTCTGGGCTGCACATGCGAAGAATGGAATCAGGTGCAAAGCGCCCGGGACCTTGAGGATTGGCTGGAATCCTCTCCCAGCCGCTATAGCAGCGACCTGGGCTTTTACCTTCGCTTTGGTCGGGAAGCAGGGCTTGACCGCCTGGGCAAAGGCACGGAGAACTTCATCTCATACGGCTTTTTGGATATGCCTCGTAAAACCGGGGTAAAATCGTTGGGAAGCACGGGATATTATTTTCCGGCCGGATTTGTAAGCAGCGGCATGGTCCGGCAGGTTAACCAGCACGAAATTAAAGAAGACATCTCCCACTCCTGGTTTACTAACGACGAGACGGAATTGCATCCTTACGAGGGCGTGACCATCCCCTACGCCACCGGCTCTGAGGGGCGTCGCTACTCCTGGGCCAAAGCGCCGCGATACGACGGGCATCCGGCGGAAACCGGCCCCCTGGCCCAAATGATGGCCCTTCAGCATCCGCTGTTTACGGACATGGTCAATCAAAGCGCCCCGTCCGTGTTTTCCCGGCAGTTGGCAAGAATAGTAAGGCCGGCGCTCACGATTTCCGTCATGGATCAATGGCTTGATGAAATCGCCGAAACGGATGAGCCTTTTTTCACCCCATACAATGACATCAAAAACGGCCAGGGACATGGAATGGTGGAAGCCCCCCGCGGCAGCCTGGGCCATTGGGTGATTATTGAAGACGGCCGAATCAAGCGGTATCAAGTGATTTCCCCCACGACGTGGAACGCCTCTCCCAGGGACGCAAACGGACAATTGGGACCTTGGGAAAGGGCCCTGGCGGGGACCGCAATAAAAAATCCGAACGCGCCCATAGAGGTGGACCACATTGTCCGGTCCTTTGATCCATGCCTGGTTTGCACTGTCCACTGTGCAGACTTGCGATGGGAGGTCTAA
- a CDS encoding PAS domain-containing sensor histidine kinase produces the protein MIPDRISDVIKENQILRNEIRVAREAAEITAHLVVKQFQETERILRRFQQSNAQRKAVLDAATQIAIIATDSQGLITVFNTGAENLLGYRAEEIIGKETPLLFHTDDELQEAAGTLREICNKPVAGVDIFLETARQWPSLQREWTYVRNNGAQFPVEMSINLLREQDYAISGMMFIAMDISAKKISEQACQESEQKYRALFDSNPNPIFVLDPETLKILDVNPMALEAYEYRREELVGLSFASLGDMKENDEHFSMIRKRQYHEGVKSLKVRQFKKGGKPFYVNFRTCPMEYHGREAAILTVDDITEMLEKDALLIQAGKMTILGEMSAGVAHELNQPLNAIRVGNEFLKVMAEKDRQIPLDELKLVADEVTAQVDRAAAIINRLKAFGRKAECEKEPVDINVPVNGVLGMIGRQLALENITVTLELEKNLPPVIAHENRMEQVLFNLITNARDAIGDKRDCSMSPYVGNINIRSYRDGDMVAVEITDNGAGMSQEVQERIFEPFFTTKEVGKGMGLGLSIIYGIIRDYGGRIEVQSKEGAGSVFTFFFPVEGAQVET, from the coding sequence ATGATTCCCGACAGGATAAGCGACGTTATCAAGGAAAACCAGATATTGCGCAATGAAATCCGGGTCGCCAGGGAAGCGGCGGAAATCACGGCGCACCTGGTGGTCAAGCAATTTCAGGAAACCGAGCGCATCCTAAGACGCTTTCAACAGTCCAACGCCCAAAGAAAAGCGGTTTTGGACGCGGCCACGCAAATCGCGATTATTGCAACGGATTCACAGGGATTGATTACGGTTTTCAACACCGGCGCGGAAAACCTTTTGGGATACAGGGCCGAGGAAATTATCGGCAAAGAGACGCCCCTGTTATTTCATACCGATGACGAGTTGCAAGAGGCGGCCGGAACGCTGAGGGAAATTTGCAATAAGCCGGTTGCAGGAGTGGACATATTTCTGGAGACGGCTCGTCAGTGGCCTTCCCTGCAGCGGGAGTGGACCTATGTGCGCAACAACGGCGCGCAATTTCCCGTGGAAATGTCCATCAACCTTTTGCGGGAGCAGGATTACGCCATTTCCGGCATGATGTTCATCGCCATGGATATATCCGCGAAAAAAATATCAGAGCAGGCCTGCCAGGAATCCGAGCAAAAATACCGCGCCCTGTTCGACTCCAATCCCAATCCCATTTTTGTCCTGGACCCGGAAACCTTGAAGATTTTGGACGTCAATCCCATGGCCCTGGAAGCCTACGAATACAGGAGAGAGGAGCTTGTGGGGCTATCCTTCGCCTCGTTAGGCGATATGAAGGAGAACGACGAGCATTTCAGCATGATCAGGAAAAGACAGTACCACGAGGGCGTTAAAAGCCTCAAAGTGCGCCAGTTCAAGAAGGGCGGCAAGCCGTTTTACGTCAATTTCCGCACCTGCCCCATGGAGTACCATGGACGGGAGGCGGCCATCCTGACTGTGGACGACATCACTGAAATGCTTGAAAAGGATGCATTGCTGATTCAGGCGGGAAAAATGACCATATTGGGGGAGATGTCCGCGGGGGTCGCCCACGAGCTTAATCAGCCTTTGAACGCCATCCGGGTGGGCAATGAGTTCCTGAAGGTCATGGCGGAAAAAGACAGGCAAATTCCCCTGGACGAGCTTAAACTGGTGGCTGACGAAGTTACAGCTCAAGTGGATCGGGCGGCGGCTATCATCAACCGGTTAAAAGCCTTTGGCAGAAAAGCCGAGTGTGAAAAAGAGCCTGTTGATATCAATGTACCGGTTAACGGAGTATTAGGCATGATCGGCAGGCAGCTGGCCCTGGAGAACATTACGGTTACTCTGGAACTGGAAAAAAACCTGCCGCCGGTCATCGCCCATGAAAACCGCATGGAGCAAGTGCTGTTCAACCTGATTACGAACGCCAGAGACGCCATCGGCGACAAAAGGGATTGCTCCATGTCTCCGTACGTAGGGAACATCAATATTCGCTCCTATAGGGACGGCGATATGGTTGCGGTGGAGATTACGGACAACGGCGCCGGCATGAGCCAGGAGGTTCAAGAGCGCATTTTCGAGCCTTTTTTCACCACCAAGGAAGTGGGAAAAGGCATGGGCCTGGGGTTGTCCATCATATACGGCATTATCCGGGACTACGGCGGACGCATAGAGGTGCAAAGCAAGGAAGGAGCGGGGTCGGTGTTCACCTTCTTCTTCCCCGTAGAAGGCGCCCAAGTCGAAACATAG
- a CDS encoding response regulator, with the protein MKTILVIDDEKPTLTMFRLLLKAMDYEVLLAESGEEGIALFEQNKPDVVITVIKMPGMDGFEVIKTIREMDAGVPFIIITGHGDVSQTEEAALSDTVGFINKPLQREALEEALEKAFAS; encoded by the coding sequence ATGAAAACCATTTTGGTGATTGACGATGAAAAACCGACCCTTACTATGTTTCGCCTGTTGCTAAAAGCCATGGACTATGAGGTTCTGCTGGCCGAGTCCGGCGAGGAAGGGATAGCACTCTTTGAGCAAAACAAGCCGGATGTTGTAATCACGGTTATAAAAATGCCGGGCATGGATGGTTTTGAAGTCATCAAAACCATCCGGGAGATGGACGCCGGCGTTCCCTTTATCATCATTACGGGGCATGGGGACGTCAGTCAGACGGAAGAGGCTGCGCTCTCCGACACCGTGGGATTCATCAACAAGCCTTTGCAGCGTGAGGCCTTGGAAGAGGCCCTGGAAAAAGCCTTTGCTTCCTAA
- a CDS encoding cohesin domain-containing protein: protein MKHINKSMIRAFAVLAALALLSSPALAATVTLNADATQLKGRPFDLNVSVDAIGAAYGIAFDLVYDPEYLEVVDLENGLPVQPSTTEGTLFNNAGADPTILRAALQEDVPGTLVLGLTRSGDIGAVSAVSETDIISVSFIPKKVGTTSVTFQAQAIMDASDNPATVDLWSPITMDIEILKGDVDGSFVVDMADAIQVLKIMIGIANDANLDSDVDGAGKISLEEAIYILQTVSEQ from the coding sequence ATGAAACATATAAATAAGTCAATGATTCGGGCCTTTGCCGTCTTAGCGGCTTTAGCCCTGCTTTCCTCCCCGGCTCTGGCGGCGACGGTCACCCTGAACGCAGACGCCACCCAGTTAAAAGGCCGCCCATTCGACCTTAACGTGTCCGTGGACGCTATCGGCGCCGCATACGGAATCGCCTTTGACCTGGTTTACGACCCGGAATACCTGGAGGTTGTGGATCTGGAAAACGGGCTCCCGGTTCAGCCTTCCACCACGGAGGGAACCCTGTTCAATAACGCGGGCGCAGACCCCACGATTTTACGCGCGGCCCTGCAGGAGGACGTCCCCGGAACCCTGGTCCTTGGCCTTACCAGATCCGGCGACATAGGCGCTGTTTCGGCCGTATCGGAAACCGACATCATTTCCGTCAGTTTTATTCCTAAAAAGGTCGGAACCACCTCGGTCACCTTTCAGGCCCAGGCCATTATGGACGCCTCCGATAATCCGGCGACCGTGGACTTGTGGTCCCCCATAACCATGGATATTGAAATTCTAAAGGGCGACGTGGACGGCAGCTTTGTGGTGGATATGGCGGACGCCATTCAGGTGCTGAAAATCATGATCGGCATCGCCAACGACGCCAACCTGGACTCCGACGTGGACGGCGCCGGTAAAATCAGCCTGGAGGAAGCCATTTATATTCTTCAGACCGTATCCGAACAATAA
- a CDS encoding FlgD immunoglobulin-like domain containing protein: MRTATRVVKSLLAFALMLGIITALQGPAGASAPPVIDQVSLSQSVLVPGEAAAISYRLAQPAQVTAMIYTPDYQVVRVLMDGEYRSAGINSVAWDGKDDSGAMVPNEAYLISLQARDSQGDAYTYDPTAFSGGEKADIQLEMISTAEGYNVQFTVQEPVRVNIRAGIHNGPFLASIVNWAPYGKGTYTVAWNGLDSGGSIRVMEQEGAMLLPLCFKLPVNSILVQGSSDDYVAYAKSQSAQQISTTGEALITVSTVRKSSLERASTGISTAYLVARARHDAPKFTVNDATGAPLASLRKTGPIKVSSHYPLTMEVTAEDVEDFYEGRYEIVVFVDNERFDEEESAQTPYTYVLDTTSLENGVHEVTFNLVGLGGQTESYSFTIEVYNE; the protein is encoded by the coding sequence ATGAGGACGGCAACCCGAGTCGTAAAATCGCTATTGGCCTTTGCGCTTATGTTAGGGATTATCACCGCGCTTCAAGGGCCTGCTGGGGCGAGTGCGCCGCCGGTCATCGATCAGGTCAGTCTTAGCCAAAGCGTTCTGGTTCCAGGGGAGGCGGCGGCCATATCCTACCGGCTCGCCCAGCCGGCTCAGGTTACCGCTATGATCTACACCCCGGACTATCAGGTCGTTCGGGTGCTGATGGACGGTGAGTACCGTTCCGCCGGCATCAATTCCGTTGCATGGGACGGCAAGGACGACTCCGGCGCCATGGTCCCCAATGAAGCCTACTTAATTTCCTTGCAGGCCAGGGACTCCCAGGGGGACGCCTACACCTACGATCCCACGGCGTTTTCCGGCGGCGAGAAAGCCGATATCCAGCTTGAAATGATTTCCACGGCCGAGGGCTACAATGTGCAGTTCACCGTGCAGGAGCCGGTCCGGGTCAACATCCGGGCGGGCATCCACAACGGCCCGTTTCTGGCGAGTATTGTAAACTGGGCGCCTTACGGCAAGGGAACGTATACGGTTGCCTGGAACGGCCTGGACAGCGGAGGCTCCATCAGGGTCATGGAGCAGGAGGGAGCCATGCTTTTGCCCCTGTGCTTCAAGCTGCCGGTCAACTCCATTCTGGTGCAGGGAAGCAGCGACGACTATGTCGCATATGCAAAATCCCAAAGTGCACAGCAAATCAGCACGACGGGCGAGGCGCTGATCACTGTCAGCACGGTGCGGAAAAGCTCCCTGGAACGTGCATCAACCGGCATTTCCACGGCCTATCTGGTGGCCAGGGCAAGGCATGACGCCCCTAAGTTTACGGTTAATGACGCAACCGGCGCGCCCTTGGCAAGCCTGCGAAAAACCGGCCCGATTAAGGTTTCCTCCCATTATCCTCTGACCATGGAAGTGACTGCGGAAGACGTGGAGGACTTTTATGAAGGCCGCTACGAAATTGTGGTGTTTGTGGATAATGAGCGTTTTGACGAAGAGGAATCCGCACAAACCCCATACACCTATGTCCTGGACACAACCAGCCTGGAAAACGGCGTCCATGAGGTTACGTTCAACCTTGTGGGGCTGGGGGGCCAGACGGAGTCATATTCTTTCACCATCGAAGTCTATAATGAATAA